A window of Pedobacter lusitanus contains these coding sequences:
- a CDS encoding DUF6602 domain-containing protein — MEELQFQMPAQGWSQFLIARKKMLDEFDRAKTLSKKHIVQTSHGNVAEAEFRKWLGNFLPKKYGVTSGYIISTGISDLENTPHFDVIIYEHLEAPILWIEESPDNSKQGSSLAIPAEYVKAVIEVKSSFARSTVKSGIEHLRELSKIMSGIDAPDERYKKYLPRDFFCSLVFFELRKENEFDKGAINMMVDGYSLRGYSGGVILRGSGHSKDNTGHISLLNSQQPIISSLEKPERSLLGPFTLSDTIKIDENSYFGAMLDWAEPNFSKFAFDLVALLNGTFESGRISSFHALGTTEWADAKKNKI; from the coding sequence ATGGAAGAACTACAATTTCAAATGCCTGCGCAAGGTTGGAGCCAATTTTTGATAGCAAGAAAAAAAATGCTAGATGAATTCGACAGGGCCAAAACTCTTAGTAAAAAGCATATTGTTCAAACTTCCCATGGAAATGTTGCCGAAGCAGAATTCAGAAAATGGTTAGGTAATTTTTTGCCAAAAAAATATGGTGTGACTTCTGGTTATATAATTTCTACGGGGATATCCGATCTTGAAAACACACCTCATTTTGACGTAATAATCTATGAGCACTTAGAGGCTCCGATTTTATGGATAGAAGAAAGTCCAGATAATTCAAAACAAGGAAGTTCATTAGCAATACCCGCAGAATATGTAAAGGCGGTTATAGAGGTGAAATCATCATTTGCAAGGTCTACCGTTAAAAGTGGAATAGAACATCTAAGGGAACTAAGTAAAATAATGAGTGGAATTGATGCCCCTGATGAACGATACAAAAAATATTTGCCTAGAGACTTCTTTTGTAGTCTCGTTTTTTTTGAGTTAAGGAAAGAGAACGAGTTCGACAAAGGAGCAATAAATATGATGGTTGATGGATATAGTCTTCGTGGGTATTCAGGAGGGGTTATTTTAAGAGGTTCTGGACATTCTAAAGACAATACAGGACACATAAGTCTTTTAAATTCTCAACAACCAATTATCTCGTCGTTAGAAAAGCCCGAAAGGTCATTACTTGGACCCTTTACACTTTCAGATACTATTAAAATAGATGAAAATTCATATTTTGGTGCGATGTTAGATTGGGCTGAACCCAATTTTTCAAAATTTGCTTTCGATTTAGTGGCATTGCTTAACGGAACCTTTGAATCAGGTAGAATATCGAGCTTTCATGCATTAGGTACAACAGAATGGGCCGATGCAAAAAAAAATAAAATATAA